The following proteins come from a genomic window of Brevibacillus antibioticus:
- the tsaD gene encoding tRNA (adenosine(37)-N6)-threonylcarbamoyltransferase complex transferase subunit TsaD, which translates to MNKTYTSRYEKRIQQKYEAHRESGAPTYILGIETSCDETSAAVIRDGREVLSNVIASQADIHKRFGGVVPEVASRRHVENITLTIEEALTEAGKTLDDIQAIAVTYGPGLVGALLVGVAAAKAISMARGIPLIGVHHIAGHIYANRLVQEMEFPLIALVVSGGHTELVWMKEHGQFEILGETRDDAAGEAYDKVARALNMPYPGGPHIDRLAHEGKANVPLPRSWLAPDSYDFSFSGLKSAVLNTLHNAAQRGETIEPANLAASFQDSVTEVLVEKTIRAARSHGAKQVLLAGGVAANRGLRERLQARCEAEGIPLVIPPITLCTDNAAMIAAAGFIKYEKGQFEGLDLNGVPSLSLSEQ; encoded by the coding sequence ATGAACAAGACGTATACGTCGCGCTACGAGAAGCGCATACAGCAAAAATACGAAGCACATAGGGAATCAGGTGCTCCTACTTATATTTTAGGAATTGAAACAAGCTGCGACGAGACATCAGCAGCTGTCATCCGTGATGGCAGAGAGGTACTGTCGAACGTCATCGCTTCCCAAGCCGATATCCATAAAAGGTTTGGCGGAGTCGTGCCGGAGGTGGCTTCTCGCAGACATGTAGAGAACATTACGCTTACCATCGAAGAGGCTCTGACCGAGGCTGGGAAAACGTTGGATGACATCCAAGCAATTGCGGTGACGTACGGGCCCGGGCTTGTCGGAGCCCTGTTAGTTGGCGTGGCAGCAGCAAAAGCCATTTCTATGGCCAGAGGAATCCCGCTAATTGGCGTGCATCATATCGCGGGTCATATTTACGCGAATCGTCTGGTGCAGGAAATGGAGTTTCCGCTGATCGCACTCGTCGTATCAGGCGGGCATACAGAGCTTGTCTGGATGAAGGAGCACGGTCAGTTCGAGATTTTGGGAGAAACGCGCGACGACGCTGCAGGGGAAGCGTACGACAAGGTAGCACGAGCGCTGAATATGCCGTATCCAGGTGGACCGCATATTGATCGCCTCGCACATGAAGGAAAGGCAAATGTACCGCTCCCTCGTTCCTGGCTTGCGCCAGACTCCTACGATTTTAGCTTCAGTGGCTTGAAGTCAGCTGTGCTCAATACCTTGCACAATGCAGCTCAGCGAGGAGAGACGATCGAACCGGCGAATCTAGCTGCGAGCTTCCAAGACTCTGTAACGGAAGTGCTCGTAGAAAAGACGATTCGGGCAGCTCGTTCTCATGGAGCGAAGCAGGTATTGCTGGCTGGCGGCGTTGCGGCCAATCGCGGATTGCGTGAGCGGTTGCAGGCAAGGTGCGAGGCAGAAGGAATTCCGTTGGTGATCCCACCGATCACGCTATGCACAGACAACGCTGCGATGATTGCGGCAGCAGGCTTTATCAAGTATGAAAAAGGACAGTTTGAGGGCCTTGATTTGAACGGAGTCCCAAGTTTGTCGCTTTCAGAGCAATAG
- the rimI gene encoding ribosomal protein S18-alanine N-acetyltransferase: MSQPIDLEYRYMTMQDVGAVAELERLAFTTPWPHDAFVNELTINPNARYVVVAHQNRIIAYCGMWIVIDEAHITNIAVHPLYRGKKVGLALMIKMMGVAKMQGAHSMTLEVRPSNTVARNMYIKLGFKEHGRRKRYYSDNNEDAIIMWVTL, encoded by the coding sequence ATGAGTCAACCAATCGATTTGGAATATCGTTATATGACGATGCAGGACGTTGGGGCTGTGGCAGAGCTGGAGCGTTTGGCTTTTACAACTCCATGGCCGCATGATGCATTTGTCAACGAGCTGACGATAAATCCAAATGCACGCTATGTAGTCGTCGCTCATCAAAATCGGATTATTGCTTATTGTGGCATGTGGATCGTGATCGATGAGGCACATATTACAAATATCGCCGTCCATCCACTATATCGTGGAAAAAAGGTTGGATTGGCACTGATGATCAAAATGATGGGTGTTGCCAAGATGCAGGGTGCCCATAGCATGACGCTGGAAGTTCGACCTTCGAACACAGTCGCGCGGAACATGTATATCAAGCTCGGCTTTAAAGAGCATGGGCGGCGCAAGAGATATTATTCAGATAACAATGAGGACGCAATCATTATGTGGGTGACATTGTAA
- the tsaB gene encoding tRNA (adenosine(37)-N6)-threonylcarbamoyltransferase complex dimerization subunit type 1 TsaB, with amino-acid sequence MRVLAIDTSNLVLSVAVVEEERVLAEMTTNQQKNHSVRLMDCVSELLDATGTAPEELSGFGVANGPGSYTGVRIGVASAKSMAWSLNVPVIGVSSLEVIAMNATGFSGLIVPLFDARRGQVYTGCYRSDGMEAVRAQSTEQIILLREWLPLLRDLAQGEPILFLGEDVRLHRETIVQELGNQAQFASPAFNHPRAAHIGYVALRKLQDGGNAHELVPEYLQLAEAEAKWLAQKQAGAVKE; translated from the coding sequence ATGCGCGTACTGGCGATTGATACATCGAATCTGGTGCTAAGTGTAGCTGTGGTAGAGGAAGAGCGAGTCTTGGCCGAAATGACGACGAACCAGCAAAAAAACCATTCCGTGCGTCTGATGGATTGCGTCAGTGAACTGCTCGATGCAACAGGAACAGCGCCAGAGGAACTCAGCGGCTTCGGGGTGGCAAACGGACCGGGCTCCTATACGGGCGTGAGAATCGGCGTTGCCTCTGCGAAAAGCATGGCTTGGTCGCTGAATGTCCCGGTCATTGGTGTATCCAGTCTGGAGGTAATTGCCATGAATGCCACAGGCTTCTCTGGATTGATTGTACCGTTGTTCGATGCGCGCAGAGGTCAAGTGTATACCGGCTGTTATCGTTCCGATGGCATGGAGGCGGTGCGAGCGCAGTCCACAGAACAAATCATCCTGCTGCGAGAATGGCTGCCACTGTTGCGAGACCTGGCGCAAGGAGAGCCGATCTTGTTCTTGGGTGAAGATGTAAGGTTGCATCGGGAGACAATTGTGCAAGAGCTCGGGAATCAGGCGCAATTTGCTTCTCCAGCGTTCAATCACCCACGTGCTGCTCATATCGGCTATGTGGCACTGCGCAAGCTTCAAGACGGCGGAAATGCGCATGAACTGGTTCCAGAGTATTTGCAACTGGCAGAAGCAGAAGCGAAGTGGCTTGCCCAAAAGCAGGCGGGGGCCGTAAAGGAGTAA
- the tsaE gene encoding tRNA (adenosine(37)-N6)-threonylcarbamoyltransferase complex ATPase subunit type 1 TsaE, with protein sequence MSYTWRLTGAQETQRFAEQLASLLEPGDFLAMEGDLGAGKTTFTQGLAKGLGIRQVVNSPTFTIIKEYQGRLPLYHMDVYRVGDDPDSLGLDDYFFGEGVCVVEWASLIEDVLPTDRVTVFLRREGEEQRMIELVPQGNRYVKLCEEFDFDARTGD encoded by the coding sequence ATGAGCTATACATGGAGGCTCACGGGAGCGCAGGAGACGCAGCGCTTTGCCGAGCAACTGGCAAGTCTGCTTGAACCAGGTGACTTCCTCGCGATGGAGGGGGATCTGGGAGCGGGCAAGACGACTTTTACCCAGGGGTTGGCCAAAGGACTAGGAATCCGACAAGTAGTGAACAGTCCGACCTTTACCATCATAAAAGAATATCAGGGGCGCTTGCCGCTTTATCATATGGATGTCTACCGGGTAGGCGATGATCCAGACTCTCTTGGTCTGGACGATTACTTTTTTGGCGAAGGTGTCTGTGTCGTAGAGTGGGCTTCTTTGATCGAGGATGTCCTGCCGACAGATCGGGTGACCGTCTTCCTGCGTAGAGAAGGGGAGGAACAGCGGATGATCGAGCTGGTTCCTCAAGGGAATCGTTATGTGAAATTGTGTGAGGAGTTTGATTTTGATGCGCGTACTGGCGATTGA
- the thiL gene encoding thiamine-phosphate kinase, with the protein MAHDEFSLIRQWTSRSAGQEGNGLTVGIGDDAAVFSPAPEMEVVACCDAMVETVHFLKKTMNPSDIGYKAVISNVSDVAAMGGVARYALVSIAVSPQWTPDECQQIYEGIYEACQAYGVRVIGGDTVSAPDALHLSVTVLGEVEKGRAIRRSQAKPGQLVFVTGHVGTSAAGLHLLLQGETAERGVSLPWETLMDAHQRPVAQIKAGRLLLESGACSALNDVSDGLASELWEIAEASGVSILVDAATVPIHDEVREYARHVEKDPLEWAFYGGEDYQLVGTLAKSHYEAVSKQFAASGVPFTVIGEVVEKRHEPELMLQRDDQQLPLPKAGFNHFRSG; encoded by the coding sequence GTGGCACACGACGAATTTTCCCTGATCCGGCAATGGACGAGTCGTTCTGCGGGGCAGGAAGGGAACGGTTTGACCGTCGGGATAGGGGATGATGCCGCTGTCTTCTCCCCAGCACCAGAAATGGAAGTCGTGGCCTGCTGCGATGCGATGGTAGAGACGGTTCATTTTTTGAAGAAAACGATGAATCCTAGTGATATCGGATATAAGGCTGTTATCAGCAATGTGAGCGATGTTGCAGCGATGGGCGGGGTTGCCCGGTATGCGCTTGTCAGTATCGCGGTCAGTCCGCAATGGACACCTGACGAATGCCAGCAAATCTATGAAGGTATCTACGAGGCTTGTCAGGCATATGGAGTTCGTGTCATTGGTGGCGATACCGTTTCCGCCCCTGATGCCCTACACCTGAGTGTGACCGTATTGGGTGAGGTGGAAAAAGGGCGTGCCATTCGCCGCTCACAGGCAAAGCCTGGGCAGCTTGTTTTTGTTACAGGGCATGTCGGAACTTCTGCAGCAGGACTACATCTTCTCCTGCAAGGCGAGACTGCTGAAAGAGGCGTCTCTTTACCTTGGGAGACATTAATGGATGCCCATCAGCGTCCCGTTGCCCAAATAAAGGCGGGCAGACTGCTCCTGGAATCAGGGGCATGCAGTGCGCTGAATGATGTCAGTGATGGACTGGCCTCAGAGCTGTGGGAGATTGCTGAGGCGAGTGGTGTATCGATCTTGGTCGATGCTGCAACGGTACCGATCCATGACGAAGTTCGGGAGTATGCACGGCATGTAGAAAAAGATCCGCTGGAATGGGCTTTTTATGGCGGTGAAGATTATCAATTGGTCGGAACGCTTGCGAAAAGTCACTACGAAGCCGTAAGCAAGCAATTTGCCGCTAGTGGTGTACCCTTTACTGTCATCGGTGAGGTGGTAGAAAAAAGGCATGAACCAGAATTGATGCTTCAGCGCGATGATCAACAGCTCCCGTTGCCCAAAGCGGGATTCAACCATTTTAGGAGTGGATGA
- a CDS encoding SprT family protein yields the protein MTDSELQMLVEQISSEFFAKPFRHQARFNSRLRTTGGRYLLRSHDIELNPKHLQEHGAEELIAIIKHELCHYHLHIEKRGYRHADRDFQLLLHQVGGSRYCQQVGNGRTTLPYRYELVCKACGMSYKRKRKMNPSRYRCGRCKGKLLLHELTT from the coding sequence ATGACCGATTCGGAACTGCAAATGCTGGTAGAGCAGATATCCAGCGAATTTTTTGCCAAGCCCTTTCGCCATCAGGCCCGCTTTAACAGCAGATTGCGCACGACTGGCGGGAGGTATTTGCTGCGCTCGCATGACATTGAATTGAATCCGAAGCATTTGCAGGAGCATGGTGCGGAGGAATTAATTGCGATCATCAAGCATGAGCTTTGCCATTATCATTTGCACATAGAAAAGCGCGGGTATCGTCACGCTGATCGGGATTTTCAACTGCTTCTGCACCAGGTGGGGGGAAGTCGATACTGCCAACAGGTAGGAAACGGTCGGACGACCCTGCCTTATCGCTACGAGCTGGTTTGCAAGGCATGTGGCATGAGCTACAAACGCAAACGAAAGATGAACCCGAGCCGCTATCGTTGCGGACGCTGCAAAGGAAAGCTGCTGCTGCACGAGCTAACGACGTAA
- the cmpA gene encoding cortex morphogenetic protein CmpA, with protein sequence MPQWMRRQLQRAFNGKDVRQIRVLNSCWFLYLEKSGGRPD encoded by the coding sequence ATGCCACAATGGATGCGCAGGCAGTTGCAACGTGCCTTTAATGGGAAGGACGTTCGCCAAATTCGTGTGCTCAACAGTTGCTGGTTCTTATATTTAGAAAAAAGTGGCGGCCGCCCTGACTGA
- a CDS encoding Tex family protein, with the protein MELTLMIQTIAQDTGVKPHQVERTVALLDEGNTVPFIARYRKEMTGQLDETQIRAIEERVRYLRNLSVRKEEVVRLIDEQGKLTDELRTAIERATKLQEVEDLYRPYRQKRRTRATMAKEKGLEPLANYLMSLPKTGNPEEEAKPYINPEKGVETTEQALQGAMDIVAELLSDDPEIRQWVRQRSVQKGLLLTEQKAEEADEKNVYQMYYAYSEPLKKVVPHRVLAINRGENEGILKVSIEAPVVEIVAWMQKRTIPRDTVARDLLTLTVEDAYKRLIAPSIEREVRAELTEAAEERAIHIFAENLRNLLLQPPVKGKIVLGVDPAFRTGCKLAVVDETGKLLEVAVVYPTPPANKVAEATVKVKQMIETYGVTVVAIGNGTASRETEQFIATLLKELKREVMYIIVNEAGASVYSASTLAKEEFPDLDVAERSAASIARRLQDPLAELVKIDPKSVGVGQYQHDVSQSRLADSLQFVVESAVNHVGVDVNTASPSLLQYVSGISRQVAGNIVKKRDEIGKFTERSQLKAVPRLGAKTFEQCIGFLRVMDGANPLDKTPIHPESYDATHQLLSMLGISAQEIGSDNCKERVQSLDVKETAAKLGIGEPTLQDIVDSLLRPGRDPRDELPKPLLRSDVLQLSDLGVGMKLQGTVRNVVDFGAFVDIGLKNDGLVHISRLKKGFVKHPLEVVTVGDIVDVWVVEIDEKRQRVGMTMIAPTEG; encoded by the coding sequence ATGGAGCTTACGTTGATGATCCAGACAATCGCCCAAGATACGGGTGTCAAACCTCACCAGGTGGAGCGTACGGTTGCCCTCCTGGATGAAGGAAACACGGTTCCTTTTATTGCCCGCTACCGCAAAGAAATGACGGGGCAGCTAGATGAAACACAAATTCGAGCGATTGAGGAACGCGTTCGCTATTTACGCAACCTGTCAGTGCGGAAGGAAGAAGTCGTTCGGCTCATCGATGAGCAAGGTAAGCTGACGGACGAGCTGCGCACAGCTATTGAGCGTGCGACAAAGCTGCAAGAGGTAGAGGACCTGTACCGCCCTTATCGCCAAAAACGCCGAACGCGTGCAACCATGGCCAAGGAGAAGGGACTAGAGCCACTTGCCAACTACCTCATGAGTTTACCGAAAACCGGGAATCCGGAAGAAGAAGCAAAACCGTATATCAACCCGGAAAAAGGCGTCGAGACGACTGAGCAAGCTCTGCAAGGAGCAATGGACATCGTGGCGGAACTTCTGTCTGATGACCCAGAAATTCGCCAGTGGGTTCGTCAACGCTCCGTGCAAAAAGGATTGCTTTTGACGGAGCAGAAAGCCGAAGAAGCAGATGAGAAAAATGTATACCAAATGTATTACGCATATAGTGAGCCTCTGAAAAAGGTCGTTCCACACCGGGTACTGGCCATTAATCGGGGAGAAAACGAAGGTATTTTGAAGGTTTCCATTGAAGCGCCTGTCGTAGAGATTGTGGCTTGGATGCAAAAACGAACCATTCCGCGTGATACAGTTGCCCGCGATCTACTGACCTTGACAGTCGAGGACGCGTATAAACGTCTGATCGCCCCTTCTATTGAACGAGAGGTGCGCGCCGAGCTGACAGAGGCAGCCGAGGAACGTGCGATTCATATCTTTGCAGAAAACCTGCGCAATTTACTGCTTCAACCGCCTGTAAAAGGCAAAATCGTACTTGGGGTCGATCCGGCGTTTCGGACAGGCTGTAAGCTCGCCGTTGTAGACGAAACCGGGAAACTACTCGAGGTTGCCGTCGTTTATCCAACCCCTCCGGCCAATAAAGTGGCAGAGGCTACAGTGAAAGTGAAGCAGATGATCGAAACCTATGGAGTCACGGTTGTTGCGATTGGCAACGGTACTGCTTCGCGCGAGACAGAACAGTTCATTGCCACGCTACTAAAAGAGCTGAAGCGAGAGGTAATGTACATCATCGTGAACGAGGCAGGTGCATCCGTGTATTCTGCTTCCACCCTGGCCAAGGAAGAATTCCCGGACTTGGATGTAGCTGAGCGAAGTGCAGCTTCGATCGCGCGTCGTTTGCAGGACCCGCTCGCAGAGTTGGTCAAAATCGATCCAAAGTCCGTCGGGGTCGGACAGTACCAGCACGATGTTTCCCAATCGAGACTGGCAGACAGTTTGCAGTTTGTGGTTGAATCTGCGGTAAACCATGTCGGGGTGGATGTGAATACCGCTTCTCCTTCTCTATTGCAATATGTGTCAGGGATCAGCCGTCAAGTGGCGGGGAATATCGTGAAAAAACGGGACGAGATCGGGAAGTTTACGGAGCGCTCCCAGCTGAAGGCAGTTCCGCGCTTGGGTGCTAAAACGTTCGAGCAGTGCATCGGGTTTCTCCGCGTGATGGATGGAGCGAATCCACTGGATAAAACGCCAATTCACCCGGAATCGTACGATGCGACCCACCAGCTATTGTCGATGCTGGGCATTAGCGCTCAGGAGATTGGCAGTGACAACTGCAAGGAACGCGTACAGTCTTTGGATGTAAAAGAGACCGCTGCGAAGCTCGGGATTGGCGAGCCAACACTGCAAGACATTGTAGACAGTCTCTTGCGTCCTGGTCGCGACCCGCGTGATGAGCTGCCAAAACCACTCTTGCGAAGTGATGTCCTCCAGCTGTCTGATCTAGGGGTGGGCATGAAGCTGCAAGGTACTGTGCGCAACGTGGTCGACTTCGGGGCGTTTGTGGATATTGGTCTGAAAAACGACGGTCTCGTGCACATTTCCCGTTTGAAAAAGGGCTTTGTGAAACATCCGCTTGAAGTGGTGACTGTTGGCGATATCGTAGATGTATGGGTAGTAGAAATTGACGAGAAACGTCAGCGTGTAGGGATGACCATGATCGCACCAACGGAAGGATAA
- the sigB gene encoding RNA polymerase sigma factor SigB: MTGQSRKQKYSPEELKELIHLYGETKDPAIQEQLVRAYTPLVESLAKRFVRGQVMYEDLVQVGLIGLLASFRRFDPSFERTFESFAIPTIVGEIKRYIRDKTWSVYVPRRVKELSPKIKRVVDELTIKLQRSPQIADIANSLGVTEEAILETLEMGRSYHSLSMDSELEADLDGNTISLLDLVGTTEEGYGAVEQNLMLERALQILDHREKEIIQLTFYQNLSQKQAGDIMGMSQMHISRLQRRALGKLREALKVEQLETAT; the protein is encoded by the coding sequence ATGACTGGACAATCTCGGAAGCAGAAATATAGTCCAGAGGAGTTGAAGGAGCTCATCCACCTGTATGGTGAAACAAAAGATCCTGCGATACAGGAACAACTGGTGAGGGCCTATACTCCTCTTGTAGAATCGTTAGCGAAGAGGTTTGTTCGCGGACAAGTCATGTATGAAGACCTCGTGCAAGTTGGATTAATCGGCCTGCTTGCTTCCTTTCGTCGGTTCGACCCTAGCTTTGAGCGGACATTTGAGAGCTTTGCGATTCCGACTATCGTGGGGGAGATAAAGCGCTATATTCGGGACAAGACATGGAGTGTCTATGTTCCACGCAGAGTAAAGGAACTGAGCCCGAAGATCAAAAGGGTGGTCGACGAGCTCACGATCAAGCTGCAGCGATCTCCCCAAATTGCAGACATTGCCAACAGCCTCGGCGTTACAGAGGAAGCCATTCTAGAGACATTGGAGATGGGGCGCAGTTATCACTCTCTCTCTATGGACAGCGAGCTGGAAGCGGATCTGGACGGCAACACTATTTCTTTACTAGACCTAGTGGGGACGACGGAAGAAGGATACGGAGCAGTCGAGCAGAATCTGATGCTGGAGCGGGCCCTGCAAATTTTGGATCACCGTGAAAAGGAAATCATTCAATTAACTTTTTATCAAAATTTGAGTCAAAAGCAAGCGGGGGACATCATGGGGATGTCGCAGATGCATATTTCCCGCCTTCAGCGCAGGGCGTTGGGCAAGCTGAGAGAAGCATTGAAAGTGGAACAGCTGGAAACCGCGACGTAG
- the rsbW gene encoding anti-sigma B factor RsbW: protein MGPNRPLADVIQLTLPSKAEYLGVARLTVSGIANRMGFSYEEIEDIKLAVGEACTNVVRHAYKEIENPGSIHIQCHVYEDRLLIEVSDQGVGFSNELIAEQLTPIYAGKNLEDLDEGGLGLYLIHTLMDEVEIRSESGVVVSMTKYVRQDGVAGNDWTISEAEI from the coding sequence ATGGGTCCAAATCGACCTCTGGCAGACGTGATTCAATTGACTTTGCCAAGCAAGGCGGAGTATTTGGGAGTAGCCCGTCTGACTGTATCCGGTATAGCCAACCGCATGGGCTTTTCTTATGAAGAGATTGAGGATATCAAGCTTGCCGTCGGAGAAGCATGCACGAATGTAGTAAGACATGCATACAAGGAAATCGAGAATCCTGGCTCCATTCATATCCAATGCCACGTTTATGAAGATCGGTTGCTGATCGAGGTAAGCGATCAGGGCGTTGGATTTTCAAATGAGCTCATTGCTGAGCAACTGACGCCGATTTATGCAGGGAAAAACCTTGAGGATTTGGATGAGGGCGGGCTCGGGCTCTATCTCATCCACACGCTTATGGATGAGGTGGAGATTCGCTCTGAATCAGGAGTAGTAGTCTCCATGACCAAGTATGTTCGGCAGGATGGGGTGGCTGGCAATGACTGGACAATCTCGGAAGCAGAAATATAG
- a CDS encoding anti-sigma factor antagonist (This anti-anti-sigma factor, or anti-sigma factor antagonist, belongs to a family that includes characterized members SpoIIAA, RsbV, RsfA, and RsfB.), which translates to MDLLIQTTSLETEHRVVLGGDIDAFTAPKVKETLMSLVTKPDINHITVDLEAVEYMDSTGIGIFIGIMKECFQRNRTFEVHKLSPRVERLFRITGLYDHIAIRKGESE; encoded by the coding sequence ATGGACCTGCTAATTCAGACAACGAGCCTTGAAACTGAGCACCGAGTGGTCCTTGGTGGAGATATTGATGCTTTTACAGCACCGAAAGTAAAGGAAACACTCATGTCACTCGTCACCAAGCCAGATATCAATCACATTACGGTTGATTTGGAAGCAGTAGAATACATGGATAGTACCGGAATCGGAATTTTCATCGGGATTATGAAAGAGTGCTTCCAACGAAATCGTACATTTGAGGTGCACAAATTGTCTCCGCGTGTGGAAAGGCTATTTCGAATCACTGGCTTATACGATCATATTGCCATCCGCAAAGGAGAGAGCGAGTAA
- a CDS encoding PP2C family protein-serine/threonine phosphatase — MVTRSFQEEYVKILRDYLSAQGEDQLYGAQQLGKWMLSRDISPEEITDLHAQALEQLGEVPEFVRSSFSILTEVMIEYGNEHRSVNSWRNRHQQMESEIAVAKAMQQSLLPSEVPLYSELEIGVVSIAAKQISGDYYDFIEQSEGRFGVAIADITGKGMPAAMCMSMVKYAIDSLGQMELGPDEMLHHLNRIVGRNIDPSMFVTMLFGSYDTKEHCFRYAMAGHEPGFLYRSAEGKFYDLEGRGNALGLCPNSEYEVQEIHLEINDVLILLTDGVTECKNNRYYLQREELVHHLQKEVGESAQKMANGLYNRLLLLSQFDLLDDYTMIVLRRT; from the coding sequence ATGGTAACCCGGAGCTTCCAGGAAGAGTATGTAAAAATTCTTCGGGATTACCTGAGTGCTCAAGGGGAGGACCAGCTTTACGGAGCCCAGCAGTTGGGTAAATGGATGCTATCTCGAGATATTTCGCCAGAAGAAATAACGGATTTGCATGCGCAAGCGCTTGAGCAGCTCGGGGAAGTGCCAGAGTTTGTGCGCTCCTCCTTCTCCATTTTGACAGAGGTCATGATTGAATATGGGAACGAGCACCGATCCGTAAATAGCTGGCGCAATCGCCATCAGCAGATGGAATCAGAAATAGCCGTGGCGAAAGCGATGCAGCAATCACTTTTGCCAAGTGAGGTTCCACTCTATTCAGAGCTGGAGATTGGCGTAGTGAGTATTGCTGCGAAACAAATCTCGGGCGACTATTACGACTTCATTGAGCAAAGTGAAGGGCGTTTTGGTGTCGCCATAGCAGACATTACCGGAAAAGGAATGCCTGCTGCGATGTGTATGTCGATGGTGAAATATGCGATAGACAGCCTTGGACAAATGGAGCTGGGTCCCGATGAAATGCTGCACCATTTAAACCGGATCGTGGGAAGAAATATTGATCCGAGCATGTTTGTGACGATGCTGTTTGGCAGTTATGACACAAAGGAACACTGTTTCCGTTATGCGATGGCAGGACACGAGCCAGGATTTTTGTACAGGTCGGCAGAAGGAAAGTTTTACGATCTCGAAGGGCGAGGGAATGCACTCGGTTTATGCCCAAACAGTGAATACGAGGTTCAGGAGATTCATTTAGAAATAAATGATGTTCTGATTCTTCTGACGGATGGTGTAACAGAATGCAAAAATAACCGATATTATTTGCAAAGGGAAGAGCTTGTACACCATTTGCAAAAAGAGGTGGGCGAATCTGCCCAAAAGATGGCAAACGGCCTGTACAATAGACTGCTTCTGCTCTCCCAGTTTGACCTGCTGGATGATTACACCATGATTGTACTTCGAAGAACCTAA
- a CDS encoding anti-sigma regulatory factor, with translation MVVADYSPETINIEQESDIVTARQVGRNMSKLFGFGTITQSRIATSISELARNIYLYAGTGTITISPIEREGVIGLKITATDSGPGIPDIRQALDDGYSTSGALGAGLPGVRRMMDEFEIHSTLGEGTRVIVVKWSDQVKEE, from the coding sequence TTGGTTGTGGCAGACTATTCTCCTGAGACAATCAATATAGAACAAGAATCAGACATCGTGACGGCGCGGCAAGTGGGGCGAAACATGTCGAAGCTGTTTGGCTTTGGCACGATCACGCAGTCCCGCATCGCCACGTCAATCTCTGAATTAGCTCGCAACATTTATTTGTATGCGGGTACGGGGACGATCACTATTTCACCGATTGAGCGCGAAGGAGTGATTGGCCTGAAAATAACAGCCACTGACAGCGGTCCAGGGATTCCTGATATTCGCCAGGCGTTAGATGATGGCTATTCGACTTCGGGTGCCCTCGGGGCCGGATTACCGGGTGTCAGGCGCATGATGGATGAATTTGAGATCCACAGTACCCTGGGAGAAGGGACGCGTGTCATTGTTGTGAAGTGGAGCGATCAAGTAAAGGAGGAATGA
- a CDS encoding type II toxin-antitoxin system PemK/MazF family toxin, which yields MIVKRGDVFFADLSPVVGSEQGGVRPVLVIQNDIGNRFSPTVIVAAITAQIQKAKLPTHVEIDAKTYGFDRDSVILLEQIRTIDKQRLTDKITHLDDEMMDRVNESLQISLGLIDF from the coding sequence GTGATTGTCAAACGTGGCGATGTGTTTTTCGCGGACCTGTCCCCGGTCGTTGGCTCTGAGCAAGGAGGCGTACGGCCTGTTTTAGTCATTCAAAACGACATTGGAAATCGATTTAGTCCGACGGTCATCGTCGCAGCCATTACGGCGCAGATTCAAAAGGCGAAGCTGCCTACGCATGTGGAAATTGACGCAAAAACTTATGGATTTGATCGTGACTCCGTCATTCTGTTGGAACAAATACGAACCATTGACAAACAACGTCTAACTGATAAAATTACGCATCTCGATGACGAGATGATGGATCGGGTTAATGAATCCTTGCAAATCAGTTTAGGACTCATTGATTTTTAA